Proteins from a genomic interval of Oceanispirochaeta crateris:
- a CDS encoding SGNH/GDSL hydrolase family protein: MTNFRRIIFFYLTSILSVSGISASTAKASAIKIACIGDSLTYGYGLFFRGVNSYPAQLEKLLPPGFEVMNFGINGACAVESSEDYYLNQPYDQILNWNPDILVVMLGSNDSKEENWTSTEAYIQGLNNIIKTLSSQGASVVVMTPPPSGINLFGIDDGKVRSAIIPALVSYTSQKGYPLLNIYDVFSMEENIFIDNIHLNRESYLRISKILSHQLETIVLKHNS; this comes from the coding sequence ATGACTAATTTCAGACGGATTATTTTCTTTTATCTGACATCCATACTCTCAGTCTCGGGTATTTCTGCTTCTACAGCAAAAGCAAGTGCCATTAAAATAGCCTGTATTGGAGATAGCCTCACATACGGGTATGGTTTGTTTTTTAGAGGAGTTAATAGTTATCCGGCTCAATTAGAGAAACTCCTGCCTCCAGGGTTTGAGGTCATGAATTTTGGTATTAACGGAGCCTGTGCGGTAGAATCATCAGAAGATTATTATTTGAATCAACCCTATGATCAAATTTTGAATTGGAATCCCGATATTTTGGTTGTCATGTTGGGCAGTAATGATTCAAAAGAGGAAAACTGGACTTCTACTGAAGCCTATATCCAAGGGTTGAATAATATTATCAAGACATTGAGCTCTCAAGGTGCCAGTGTTGTTGTTATGACTCCTCCACCGAGTGGCATTAATCTATTTGGCATTGATGACGGAAAAGTAAGATCTGCAATTATACCGGCCCTGGTCTCCTATACATCACAAAAAGGCTATCCTCTTCTCAATATTTATGATGTCTTTAGTATGGAAGAAAATATATTTATTGATAATATACATTTGAATAGAGAGTCCTATCTGAGAATCTCAAAAATCTTGTCCCATCAACTTGAAACCATTGTTCTAAAGCACAATTCTTAA
- a CDS encoding metallophosphoesterase gives MMNPLNYDQLLSELIRIEKAQSPDPLESLSENLSLAVTSLNSQNPLIRPQDSLGRGGGLIFLNTELPLLILPDLHARKDFLLKVLLSEMMSGGTVLEWLRDKRIQILCVGDGFHAEKRAHKRWVKSLDEYKTNYRRHKNMDKEMAESLGLMQMIMLLQSFFPDHFFFLKGNHENILNEEGRGNHPFGKFVYEGEMVKSWTEKFLGKSFLYAYSEYEHSLPFMALANNLIISHAEPREYYSPEEIIEIHEYENIKLGLTWTANNQADEDSVSSILDDYSRRFNRDFTHYIGGHRTINTLYNLRASGRFVQIHNPMIRVVLITDQQERFNPDKNISDLDTLRSLPL, from the coding sequence ATGATGAATCCACTCAATTACGACCAATTGCTCAGTGAATTGATAAGAATAGAAAAAGCTCAGTCGCCTGATCCATTAGAAAGTCTTAGCGAAAATTTGAGTCTTGCAGTGACAAGTTTAAACTCTCAAAACCCTCTCATTAGACCCCAAGATAGCTTGGGACGGGGAGGAGGCCTCATCTTTTTGAATACAGAGCTTCCTTTGCTCATATTGCCCGATCTCCATGCCAGAAAGGATTTTCTTTTAAAAGTGCTCCTCTCAGAAATGATGAGTGGTGGCACCGTCCTGGAATGGCTGCGGGATAAAAGGATTCAGATTCTGTGCGTCGGCGATGGTTTCCATGCTGAAAAAAGGGCCCACAAGCGCTGGGTCAAGAGCCTGGATGAGTATAAAACGAACTATCGAAGACATAAAAACATGGACAAGGAAATGGCGGAGAGCCTGGGATTGATGCAGATGATCATGCTTTTACAGTCTTTTTTTCCCGATCACTTCTTTTTTCTCAAGGGAAACCATGAAAATATCCTGAATGAAGAGGGCCGTGGGAATCATCCCTTTGGAAAGTTTGTGTATGAAGGTGAGATGGTGAAATCCTGGACCGAAAAGTTTTTGGGAAAATCATTCCTTTATGCCTATTCGGAATACGAACATTCACTACCGTTTATGGCGTTGGCCAACAATCTGATCATCTCTCATGCAGAACCAAGAGAGTACTATTCACCTGAAGAGATTATTGAAATACATGAATATGAGAACATCAAACTTGGATTGACCTGGACTGCTAATAATCAGGCAGATGAAGACTCGGTCTCTTCCATCCTGGATGATTATTCTCGCCGTTTTAATCGGGACTTCACTCATTATATAGGAGGTCATAGAACGATAAACACACTCTACAACCTCCGGGCATCAGGCAGATTTGTACAGATTCATAATCCTATGATAAGGGTAGTATTGATCACCGACCAGCAGGAGAGATTCAATCCAGATAAAAACATTTCAGATCTAGACACCTTAAGGAGCCTGCCCCTATGA
- a CDS encoding serine/threonine-protein kinase, with protein MSRIPSKIGKYEIEDKIAEGGMGAVFKGTHPTLDRPVVLKKLMMSTNEHLIERFRREAKIMMEFSNENIVRVYDHFKNASAYYIVQELVDGKSVDVILKKERYLRYDEALYIFYYACKALDYAHKNQVVHRDIKPANILVSKGGEIKLVDFGIAQSDEEEESLTKEGMALGTPSYMAPEQYDDSRNVTFKADIYSLGIMLYEMVTGKKPYPGKMNPDTLMKIHKGKFVPPRKINPTLPSGINWYIRKCIQAKPQKRAASVSLLLSKLEKWFQSTDIERIKNDLIRIVNDQERVPHKSVRKNKVFKWYTLVVLLFLISAGGYYLYSTGFHYRTIFASRYGGFHLTQKIASPLNPIENYRIETIVFKDAGGRISDEKAKTLLYGVDKKLDDGSIMIQSPDVFLPPGSYWLKTSINEKVYWQNIFIPPFSNAFMNLKPAPVMTFVLDWPVEKPKPLNLQMDVRSRYDGRNLNDYALLTVEINHQFVPLDDLEQKLMTGKSYNFKVEVEGYYPQIYDLGIKIHQDQLILNPRMIPKEGFIRLKSSQDLSASLKILIDDKDVIIPGGLSSEMISTSELTGLKKIPLTPGTYTFEFQAGKIHKTKDVTIRIGEETVLTLELNTEKKKINNLLIKE; from the coding sequence ATGAGCCGTATCCCTTCAAAAATTGGAAAATATGAAATCGAAGATAAAATTGCAGAAGGAGGAATGGGGGCGGTTTTCAAAGGAACTCATCCAACGCTGGATCGTCCGGTTGTACTGAAAAAACTCATGATGAGCACCAATGAGCATCTGATTGAAAGGTTTCGTAGAGAAGCAAAAATCATGATGGAGTTCAGCAATGAGAATATAGTCCGGGTCTATGATCATTTTAAAAATGCCTCAGCCTATTACATAGTCCAGGAATTGGTGGATGGTAAATCTGTTGATGTCATTTTAAAAAAAGAGCGATACCTTCGATACGATGAAGCCCTTTATATCTTTTACTATGCCTGCAAAGCCTTGGATTATGCTCATAAGAATCAGGTTGTCCACCGGGATATAAAACCGGCCAACATCCTCGTTTCCAAGGGAGGAGAAATCAAACTTGTAGACTTTGGAATCGCCCAGTCTGATGAGGAAGAGGAATCTTTAACAAAAGAGGGTATGGCCCTAGGAACCCCCTCCTATATGGCTCCTGAACAATACGACGACTCTAGAAATGTGACGTTCAAGGCAGACATTTACTCCCTTGGCATCATGCTTTATGAAATGGTTACAGGCAAAAAGCCCTATCCCGGCAAGATGAATCCAGACACTCTGATGAAAATACACAAGGGCAAATTCGTGCCTCCCAGGAAAATAAATCCAACACTCCCTTCGGGAATCAACTGGTATATTCGAAAATGTATACAGGCGAAACCTCAAAAGAGAGCTGCATCGGTTTCTCTTCTGCTGTCGAAACTCGAAAAATGGTTTCAATCAACCGACATAGAAAGGATCAAAAATGACTTGATTAGAATTGTTAATGATCAGGAAAGAGTTCCTCATAAATCTGTTAGGAAGAACAAGGTTTTTAAGTGGTACACCCTGGTAGTTCTTTTGTTTCTTATTTCAGCAGGCGGGTATTATCTATATAGCACGGGATTTCATTATAGAACGATTTTTGCTTCTCGGTATGGCGGATTCCATTTGACACAAAAGATTGCTTCCCCCTTGAATCCCATAGAGAACTATCGGATCGAAACCATTGTATTCAAGGATGCAGGGGGAAGGATATCTGATGAGAAAGCGAAAACCCTCTTGTATGGAGTGGATAAAAAACTGGACGACGGCTCAATCATGATTCAGTCACCCGATGTCTTCCTGCCTCCGGGCTCTTACTGGCTAAAAACATCGATCAATGAAAAAGTATACTGGCAGAATATATTCATTCCCCCTTTTAGTAATGCCTTCATGAACCTGAAGCCAGCTCCAGTGATGACCTTCGTCCTTGACTGGCCCGTAGAAAAGCCTAAACCTCTGAACCTTCAGATGGATGTCCGCAGCAGGTATGACGGGCGAAACTTGAATGATTATGCGCTTTTGACAGTAGAAATAAACCACCAGTTCGTTCCACTCGATGACTTAGAGCAAAAACTGATGACAGGGAAAAGTTATAATTTCAAAGTAGAAGTAGAAGGCTATTATCCGCAGATATATGACCTAGGGATTAAGATTCATCAGGATCAATTGATTCTAAATCCGAGAATGATACCCAAAGAAGGTTTTATCAGACTGAAGAGCTCTCAGGATTTGTCCGCATCGCTCAAGATTCTCATAGATGACAAAGATGTGATTATCCCGGGGGGTCTCTCTTCTGAAATGATCAGTACCTCAGAACTGACCGGTTTAAAAAAGATTCCCTTAACCCCGGGAACTTATACTTTTGAATTCCAAGCGGGTAAAATACATAAGACCAAAGATGTCACCATAAGAATTGGAGAAGAAACGGTCTTAACACTGGAACTCAATACAGAAAAAAAGAAGATAAACAATTTACTAATCAAGGAGTAA